The sequence TGCATAGTTCAGGGTGTAATCGACCGGGATTTTAATTTGAGGGTTCATTTCGCCAAATCTCTACGAGTTTAGGGTTTAAAGTGGACCTTTTCCAGACGATAAGGAGGGGTTGATCATACTGCTGTCAGTGGCACAATTTGACGGTTGTCAGATCGATCGATTTTCCGCAAAATCAATTGGTTGATTCCTAGCAGCCTCCAAAAAAATTGCATAAAAATCAGCTAAAAAATTGAAGCTTTTTCCATGCGGCAATGCACATCTATGTAGCTTCATCTTCTTCCTGCTAGCTATTATTCTTCTTCGCTGCTTGCATTTTCATGGACGGGCATGTGATGCTCCAAACATTGAACCGCACTTGTTACTTAACGCATGCCAGACAGATTCAATAAACCTTGGACTTTGTTTTTGGGGGGTCAAAAAGAGCTGACACACACCACATTACAttacatgcatgcatgggtttcatgTTTCCATGTTCTTCTTTATGCAAAAGGGTCAATAATGGGGATGATTAAGGATTATTTGaaacaaataaataaaaacaacaaaaatggCGGCCAAAAACAGCTACATGTTTCACGACTTTCCTTTTCATCACAGGATCACTTTCTGGGAGTACTAAATATTCCAAAGCTTTTGGTCGGACCGGGGTCGGAAGGCTTACCAGCAGCGGGAGCGCCATCTGCCTTCTTCGGCTCGGATGTTGTGGCTGGCGTTCGGCTGCTGAAGACGCCCAAACTCCTGGCTGTCGGAGTCGGACTCCCTGCGTCCCGGCCTGCTAGTGGTCCACTGTTCTGATTCGATTGTTGGAATCGCGGCACCTGGTTGTTATTCGATGGGGCATGGCTTCCTCTCTCGTTTCTTCTCGGGTCCTGTGGGGGTCGGCCTTGGCTCAACCTTGGCGATGGCGGGCTAGGCTGTACCAAAGGCCTCTGCTTGTCGTTGAACCGGTGACGGGCTTCATTTTCGTTTCTTCTCGGGTCCTGTGGGGGTCTGCCTTGGCTGAAccttggcggtggcggtggcgggctAGGCTGTTCCAAAGGCCTTCGATTGTCGTTGAAACGGTTGCGGCCTTCATTCTCATTTCTTCTCGGGTCCTGCGGGGGTCTGCCTTGGTTGTCACCTCCCACCTGATTTCTACGGCTGGCATACCTGTTGGTTTGCTCAGGTACCATATCCTGATTAGTCCTCTCTTGCTTTTCCATGTGAGAATTTCCACTCCTAGAACCAAGTCCACTTTTGGATGATTGTGATCCCCCCTGACCAGGGTTAATCCTGTTTCCTCCAGCACTCATGTTGTCCATGTTATCGCGGTTGCTGCTTCCAACGCCTCTATCTTGCCTTTCTTTTTGCGCCAAAGATTCACGAGAGAGATAGGCTGGCGTTTTGTCAACATCCTCAACTTCCAAACCATGTTCACTTGTCTTGTCCCCACTATAAGTAGCAGTGGCTGGTGATTCAGAGGCAGTGTTGTGGGGGGTGCCTTTGGCCGCGTCTTCCATGGCCTTGCTAGCTTTCTTTCCACCTTTCTTGGTTGCAAACTTCACATGCCTGACAATAACATATGCATGCTTGGAGTCCAAATGTGGCCCACTTTCCACAATACAGACATCTTGTATCTGTTCAATTGGTGAAATTGTAGAAAGAGATGAACTTTCATGGAGAGCAATTCTTAAACTGAATTGAATTACATTTTTCATATTAGTTAAGGAGGAAGGGGACAATACAGAACAAAGTACTCACAAGTCCTAACAGCCGAGATAGCGGTCCGCCTAAATCTTCTGCTTCATTACCTGAGGGCATTGCCATGCACTGACAAACAGAAGCATCTTTAGGTTTTTCACAGTTTGTGCCCGAGTATTTAAGAGAAACATATGCATGTGAACATCCACAAATCCAATATATAGCTATGAAGTCTTAATAAATAGGCTGTAAACGAAAATCCAGTTCAAGCTGGTATCCGATATATGCATGCTGGTTGGCAGTTTCAAAGACACTGCTAAATACTGTCATCTTAGGTAAAAATAAAGGCAAATTCCGTCAGGCAATTATTGCTTCAAGTGAAGAAAAGGGAAAACATGTTATTGTGATTCTCCATCCACAGTTTAGATCCAACTGATAAAATTATCGCTCCAACAAGATATGAGACAGCTGGGGTTCTCTGGAGGCATGGAGAAGACAGAAAGTTCCTCCTGAATAATAAACTTCATGCCCATTACCATTATATAGGTACAAAAGTAGACTACACACATACTGCCATCGCGTACAAGCCATATCATCAAGATCCAATTATAACATCAACATGACCACCAACACAACTCCAGTTagggatctatctagactcaagtTACCATGCCTAAACTCCACATACACCCGTAGCACTGATCTTCTGTAGTGTGAAACATCATTACATCAAGATCAATGTACTTCAGAGTTTACTACTCTTCAGCTATGTTACGCCCCTACAAGTCACAACAGCTTTCACAATCAAGGATTCCAGATCCACAAAAGCCCTCTAATCATTTCACACTATTTGGTTTCCGCTTCTACAGTTATAAATTCGTTGGGGATTGCCCACTAATCTTTATAAAATATAATGGTTAAACAGAATAAAATACAAATAAGGTTTATTCACAATTCCATGTGATACAGTTCCTTGGATTTTCAGCAAATATTTGCAAAATCATACAAGATAAGAACTAAAAAGTACGTGAGCTTTCTTACCTTCACCCTGTAACCACGCTCCATTAGCCTGGTAATTGCATCTGCTTTCACCTTCAAGTCTTTAATTTCCTGCAAACAATAATTTATGTTCCTCAACAACCTTATGTGAAACAAGGTCAATGAGTGAGCTCAACTAGGTATAGGTCCAAACGAACAGCAAAAAAAGCATGTAGCAGTATAATCAAGCTATTACTCCAACTAAAAGGTAGCAATCAAGCAAGCATCCCACATCTGAACAAAAAAGTTATGATAGAATATTCACTATTACTGCCAGACAGTAATGACCAAAATAGAACAAGTAAAAAAATAATGTTGTTTTCATTTCAAATACTAATCAAGCATTCCTTATAAGAATAAAAAATCATGAAAGATGATAGTCTGCAATTAACAAAAGAACTACAACAATCAAGAAAACTTACTGTTTTCGCCTTAAACCGCACTTCTTTATTATCTCCACCACGCAAGACAATAGCAGACTGCAGAAATTGAATGTGCTCATTATTATGATTTATGCAGAGGAAGGAGGTATAAATGATTAACATTATTTTCCCTTGCTCAGTTTTCAAGGCTACATTTAGCATTGCATTGCTTTTCAAAAGCACTTGTACATTTCTAATCTGGACCCAGCAGTTAATCGAAATCATCTTTTTTTTATGAAACAACAGTAAAATCTTACTGGAGTTAGTACATAATACCTCAACATACAACACAGTAATCACAAATGTGCTCTAGTACTGCAAATAGTAAAGAAGTGCGATTCTGGCCATTTCCACTCAACGACCAAAGACTCAGCAGTACCAAATGCCCCtacaaagaacatcttcgatgtaTTCTATTAAGAACATAAGATGTCTATAGCTCTTAACAAGATGCCGTTGTTTTTCTATAGATGAAAGAGTTATTTGTGTCTTTAAAAAAAAATATACTATCGCCAAAGCAAGTGACAGTTTCTGTAGCTGAGATTGCTGTATCTAACAAACGGTTTTCTTACCGCTGATCAAGGAACTATTAGTTCACAATTCAAGGATCTGAAACAATTACGAACAT comes from Triticum aestivum cultivar Chinese Spring chromosome 5B, IWGSC CS RefSeq v2.1, whole genome shotgun sequence and encodes:
- the LOC123113806 gene encoding translation initiation factor IF3-1, mitochondrial, giving the protein MALRRAIGSLVVRSQAYYLRRAAASPPPSFSRPIIPYRSFAAPPQHAKKVTKGDDADAGPRINNDITAPFLRLVTDEGHSVVPRHEALQLAARMGLDLVEVHRKTDPPVCKIMDFHKEKYNKDVKEKERLKTKSAIVLRGGDNKEVRFKAKTEIKDLKVKADAITRLMERGYRVKCMAMPSGNEAEDLGGPLSRLLGLIQDVCIVESGPHLDSKHAYVIVRHVKFATKKGGKKASKAMEDAAKGTPHNTASESPATATYSGDKTSEHGLEVEDVDKTPAYLSRESLAQKERQDRGVGSSNRDNMDNMSAGGNRINPGQGGSQSSKSGLGSRSGNSHMEKQERTNQDMVPEQTNRYASRRNQVGGDNQGRPPQDPRRNENEGRNRFNDNRRPLEQPSPPPPPPRFSQGRPPQDPRRNENEARHRFNDKQRPLVQPSPPSPRLSQGRPPQDPRRNERGSHAPSNNNQVPRFQQSNQNSGPLAGRDAGSPTPTARSLGVFSSRTPATTSEPKKADGAPAAGKPSDPGPTKSFGIFSTPRK